A window of the Salvelinus fontinalis isolate EN_2023a chromosome 14, ASM2944872v1, whole genome shotgun sequence genome harbors these coding sequences:
- the LOC129811025 gene encoding elongation of very long chain fatty acids protein 1-like, with product MLQDIGARAMEVYEFLLKGTDPRLWGYPLMQSPVNMTVILLTYIFFVLVAGPRFMANRKPFQLKEAMIAYNFTMVAMSTFIVYEFLMSGWATTYTWRCDAIDYSDSPQGLRMVRVAWLFLFSKFIELLDTVFFVLRKKHGQITFLHVFHHSFMPWTWWWGVSFAPGGMGSFHAMVNSIVHIIMYSYYGLSAAGPQFQKFLWWKKYMTAIQLVQFVMVSLHATQYYFMKSCDYQVPLFIHLIWMYGTFFFVLFSNFWYQAYVKGKRLPKQDTKPSLNGKANGTTLVANGKYHENSTSNGTSNSSSHHKNGSAHAGKMKKS from the exons ATGCTTCAGGACATTGGTGCTAGAGCCATGGAGGTCTACGAGTTCCTCTTGAAGGGAACAG ACCCGCGATTGTGGGGCTACCCACTCATGCAGAGTCCGGTGAACATGACGGTCATCTTGCTGACCTACATCTTCTTCGTGCTGGTCGCTGGGCCTCGCTTCATGGCCAACCGCAAGCCCTTCCAGCTCAAGGAGGCCATGATCGCCTACAACTTTACCATGGTGGCGATGTCAACCTTTATTGTCTATGAG TTCTTGATGTCTGGCTGGGCCACAACATACACATGGAGATGTGACGCAATTGATTACTCAGACAGCCCCCAAGGCCTTAGA ATGGTTCGAGTGGCCTGGTTATTCTTGTTCTCCAAATTCATTGAGCTCTTGGACACG GTGTTCTTCGTTCTGAGGAAGAAACATGGCCAGATCACCTTCCTGCACGTCTTCCACCACTCCTTCATGCCCTGGACCTGGTGGTGGGGCGTCAGCTTTGCTCCCG GGGGAATGGGCTCTTTCCATGCCATGGTGAATTCCATCGTCCACATCATCATGTACTCCTACTATGGCCTGTCTGCGGCTGGACCACAATTCCAGAAGTTCCTCTGGTGGAAGAAGTACATGACCGCCATCCAGTTg GTTCAGTTTGTGATGGTGTCCCTTCACGCCACCCAGTATTACTTCATGAAGAGCTGTGACTACCAGGTCCCCCTGTTCATCCACCTCATCTGGATGTATGGCACCTTCTTCTTTGTGCTCTTCTCCAACTTCTGGTACCAGGCTTACGTAAAGGGCAAGAGGTTGCCCAAGCAGGATACCAAGCCCAGCCTCAATGGCAAGGCCAACGGGACCACCTTGGTCGCCAATGGCAAATACCATGAGAACAGTACCAGCAATGGCACCAGCAACAGTTCCAGTCACCACAAAAATGGCAGTGCCCATGCAGGCAAGATGAAGAAGTCCTAG
- the LOC129811026 gene encoding MOB kinase activator 3C-like has translation MALCLGQVFSKDKTFRPRKRFEPGTQRFELYKKAQASLKSGLDLRKVVQLPEGENINDWIAVHVVDFFNRINLIYGTVSEFCTERTCPIMSGGLRYEYRWQDGDDYKKPTKLPALKYMNLLMDWIETNINNENIFPTRVGVPFPKNFQQVCKKILSRLFRVFVHVYIHHFDSICSMGAEAHINTCYKHYYYFISEFSLIEHSELEPLRAMTEKICN, from the exons ATGGCGCTCTGTCTCGGACAAGTCTTCAGCAAAGACAAAACGTTTAGGCCTCGGAAGCGCTTTGAGCCTGGGACACAGCGCTTTGAGCTGTACAAGAAGGCCCAGGCCTCTCTGAAGTCCGGCCTGGACCTGAGGAAAGTGGTCCAGCTTCCCGAAGGAGAGAACATCAACGACTGGATCGCTGTGCACGTGGTGGACTTCTTCAACCGGATCAACCTGATCTACGGCACGGTCAGCGAGTTCTGCACTGAGCGCACCTGCCCCATCATGTCGGGGGGCCTGCGCTACGAGTACCGGTGGCAGGACGGAGACGACTACAAGAAGCCCACCAAGCTGCCCGCCTTGAAATACATGAACCTTCTGATGGACTGGATAGAGACGAACATCAACAACGAGAACATCTTTCCCACGAGAGTAG GTGTTCCTTTCCCTAAGAACTTCCAGCAGGTGTGTAAGAAGATCCTGAGCCGTCTCTTCCGGGTCTTTGTGCACGTCTACATCCACCACTTTGACAGCATCTGCAGCATGGGCGCCGAGGCCCACATCAATACCTGCTACAAACACTACTACTATTTCATCTCTGAGTTCAGCCTCATCGAGCACTCTGAACTGGAGCCCCTG